A region of Macaca thibetana thibetana isolate TM-01 chromosome 20, ASM2454274v1, whole genome shotgun sequence DNA encodes the following proteins:
- the TMEM265 gene encoding transmembrane protein 265 isoform X3 yields the protein MRTECSEGWSLSKQGQGLSCWAHKYLDYRPQVMEDEEKAVEILMGNTEAAHPPSPIRCCWLRLRYLAATSIICGCSCLGVVALVFAIKASKPT from the coding sequence ATGAGAACAGAGTGCTCCGAGGGGTGGAGTCTGAGCAAGCAAGGCCAAGGGCTCAGTTGTTGGGCTCACAAGTACCTTGACTATCGCCCACAGGTGATGGAGGACGAGGAGAAGGCAGTGGAGATCTTGATGGGCAACACGGAAGCTGCTCATCCTCCATCCCCCATCCGCTGCTGCTGGCTCCGCCTCCGCTACTTGGCAGCTACTAGCATTATCTGTGGCTGCTCTTGCCTGGGAGTCGTGGCTCTGGTGTTTGCCATCAAG
- the TMEM265 gene encoding transmembrane protein 265 isoform X2 translates to MEDEEKAVEILMGNTEAAHPPSPIRCCWLRLRYLAATSIICGCSCLGVVALVFAIKAEERHKAGRSEEAVRWGARARKFILASFAVWLALLTLGPLLLWLLSYAIAQAE, encoded by the exons ATGGAGGACGAGGAGAAGGCAGTGGAGATCTTGATGGGCAACACGGAAGCTGCTCATCCTCCATCCCCCATCCGCTGCTGCTGGCTCCGCCTCCGCTACTTGGCAGCTACTAGCATTATCTGTGGCTGCTCTTGCCTGGGAGTCGTGGCTCTGGTGTTTGCCATCAAG GCAGAAGAGCGGCATAAAGCAGGCCGGTCCGAGGAGGCAGTGCGCTGGGGGGCCCGGGCCCGGAAATTCATCCTGGCCAGCTTTGCTGTCTGGCTTGCTCTCCTCACTCTGGGTCCCCTGCTGCTGTGGTTGCTCTCCTACGCCATCGCTCAGGCTGAGTGA
- the TMEM265 gene encoding transmembrane protein 265 isoform X1 yields MRTECSEGWSLSKQGQGLSCWAHKYLDYRPQVMEDEEKAVEILMGNTEAAHPPSPIRCCWLRLRYLAATSIICGCSCLGVVALVFAIKAEERHKAGRSEEAVRWGARARKFILASFAVWLALLTLGPLLLWLLSYAIAQAE; encoded by the exons ATGAGAACAGAGTGCTCCGAGGGGTGGAGTCTGAGCAAGCAAGGCCAAGGGCTCAGTTGTTGGGCTCACAAGTACCTTGACTATCGCCCACAGGTGATGGAGGACGAGGAGAAGGCAGTGGAGATCTTGATGGGCAACACGGAAGCTGCTCATCCTCCATCCCCCATCCGCTGCTGCTGGCTCCGCCTCCGCTACTTGGCAGCTACTAGCATTATCTGTGGCTGCTCTTGCCTGGGAGTCGTGGCTCTGGTGTTTGCCATCAAG GCAGAAGAGCGGCATAAAGCAGGCCGGTCCGAGGAGGCAGTGCGCTGGGGGGCCCGGGCCCGGAAATTCATCCTGGCCAGCTTTGCTGTCTGGCTTGCTCTCCTCACTCTGGGTCCCCTGCTGCTGTGGTTGCTCTCCTACGCCATCGCTCAGGCTGAGTGA